The Pocillopora verrucosa isolate sample1 chromosome 14, ASM3666991v2, whole genome shotgun sequence genome has a segment encoding these proteins:
- the LOC131773226 gene encoding QRFP-like peptide receptor, producing the protein MNVTSASLEGENSSYETTTSSAAEALVSYVSDCGNSTSETIIPKAVTMSFYCVVLFLSVLGNSLLIFIIKRNKRMQTITNYLIANMAVSDLLLIVLATPRQIIEESFGPRRWLISGSFGSFLCKSLSFFQDISTAVSILSLVVIAIDRYRGIVFPLRKPFIKPAKLYKVVIPLIWLFSMSLHAPYFYIYGTTTTDDKTYCNQLSWGPKLDFKKSQKIFFMIVFICVIAIPECIVISLYSAIIFSLKRNAIATCQGSSNSMAARRLQEDIKVVRNIIAILIAFCVSTNPFIVVAFMFHFVWDFKIPCNMKVFVFVVHLIFYLHALVNPFIYYIFNDKYRQSFLKIFRQVSLSFSCKKNRKKKKNSRNLIETSM; encoded by the coding sequence ATGAATGTAACAAGCGCATCGCTAGAGGGAGAAAACAGTTCATacgaaacaacaacaagcagTGCAGCTGAAGCACTAGTATCGTACGTATCTGACTGTGGTAATAGCACAAGTGAGACCATAATTCCAAAGGCAGTCACGATGTCATTTTATTGCGTCGTTCTGTTTCTCTCAGTTCTTGGGAACTCCCTGCTTATCTTTATCATCAAGAGAAACAAGCGGATGCAAACAATAACCAATTATCTGATCGCCAATATGGCAGTATCTGACTTATTATTAATAGTTCTGGCAACACCGCGACAAATAATAGAAGAATCGTTTGGGCCTCGAAGATGGCTCATTAGCGGAAGCTTCGGTTCGTTTCTCTGCaaaagtctttctttcttccaaGATATTTCAACAGCAGTGTCAATTTTGAGTCTCGTCGTCATAGCAATCGACAGATACAGAGGAATTGTGTTTCCATTGCGAAAACCATTCATAAAGCCGGCTAAACTCTACAAAGTTGTCATACCGTTGATATGGCTCTTTTCGATGAGTCTTCACGCACCTTACTTCTACATTTATGGCACAACCACAACTGATGACAAAACATATTGCAATCAGTTGAGCTGGGGTCCTAAATTAGATTTTAAGAAaagtcaaaaaatattttttatgataGTATTCATTTGCGTTATAGCTATTCCTGAATGTATCGTCATATCACTGTACTCTGCCATCATATTCAGTCTTAAAAGAAACGCAATTGCAACATGTCAGGGTTCTTCAAATAGCATGGCAGCTCGAAGGCTACAGGAGGACATAAAAGTTGTGAGAAACATTATCGCAATACTTATTGCCTTTTGTGTATCTACTAACCCGTTCATCGTAGTGGCTTTCATGTTTCATTTCGTCTGGGATTTCAAAATACCTTGTAATATGAAGGTTTTCGTCTTTGTAGTccatttaatattttatttgcaTGCATTAGTAAATCCTTTCATTTATTATATTTTCAACGACAAATATCGACAGAGTTTTCTGAAAATCTTCCGCCAAGTCTCTCTCTCCTTCAGTTgcaaaaag